From one Formosa sediminum genomic stretch:
- a CDS encoding LysR family transcriptional regulator, with protein MKVKFKIFKEVASHLSFTKAAEVLHLSQPAVSKTIRTLEDTYKKTFFIRLGNTIELTPDGLDFLEYVDKILALHTDLDNHFLTLDQDENKHIKFGASTTLADYILPKVLAKSQKNTPNTNIQLISGNTEHIEQLITSLQLDFGIIEGSSHNKQLQYDKFIKDEIVLVTNANNPKFKTDVLQLNDLKTLPMVEREYGSGTREIIYKKLHEYGIKNLNSNVTLNSTIAIKNYLYHSKSYALLSIHSVSDDLLNNKLKVIDIQNFNFERWFYFVSRQGYQSKTKDFFEKLITLNYN; from the coding sequence ATGAAAGTTAAATTTAAAATCTTTAAAGAAGTTGCTTCTCATTTAAGTTTTACAAAAGCTGCAGAAGTTTTACACCTCTCTCAACCAGCAGTTTCTAAAACCATTCGCACTTTAGAAGACACCTATAAAAAAACGTTCTTTATACGGTTAGGTAATACTATTGAATTAACCCCAGACGGACTCGACTTTTTAGAATATGTAGATAAAATTTTAGCGCTTCATACCGATTTAGACAACCATTTTCTTACTTTAGACCAAGACGAAAACAAACACATTAAATTTGGTGCTAGCACAACATTAGCCGATTACATACTTCCAAAAGTATTAGCCAAATCTCAAAAAAACACTCCAAATACCAACATCCAACTTATTAGTGGCAATACAGAGCATATAGAACAATTAATTACCAGTTTACAATTAGATTTTGGTATTATAGAAGGCAGTAGCCACAATAAACAATTACAATACGATAAATTTATAAAAGATGAAATTGTTTTAGTTACAAATGCCAATAACCCTAAATTTAAAACAGATGTATTACAATTAAATGATCTAAAAACCTTACCCATGGTAGAACGTGAGTACGGATCTGGAACACGCGAAATTATTTATAAAAAATTACACGAATACGGCATTAAAAACCTGAACTCTAATGTTACATTAAATAGTACGATTGCTATTAAAAATTATCTCTATCATTCTAAAAGTTACGCGTTACTTTCCATTCACTCTGTTAGTGACGATTTATTAAATAATAAACTAAAAGTGATAGACATTCAGAATTTTAATTTTGAACGCTGGTTTTATTTTGTATCTAGACAGGGTTATCAATCTAAAACCAAAGATTTTTTTGAAAAACTCATCACACTTAATTATAACTAA
- a CDS encoding nuclear transport factor 2 family protein: MRYLKSIIFGLTLCVIGISNLQAQDLKAKTSIHTNLDAWHKAAAKAAFNSYFNLMTKDAVFVGTDASEHWELEAFKAYSKPYFDAGKAWSFSALERHIYVVNDSLAWFDELLDTQMGVCRGSGVMKYEKGTWKVAHYVLSATIPNNQMDTVTALKSVADSTIISSLTK, translated from the coding sequence ATGAGGTATTTAAAATCAATAATTTTTGGATTAACTTTATGTGTAATCGGGATTTCTAATCTACAGGCTCAAGATTTAAAAGCTAAAACGAGTATCCATACTAATCTTGATGCTTGGCACAAAGCAGCAGCAAAAGCAGCGTTTAATTCTTATTTTAATTTAATGACTAAAGATGCTGTTTTTGTGGGGACAGATGCGTCAGAACATTGGGAATTAGAAGCTTTTAAAGCTTACAGTAAGCCTTATTTTGATGCCGGAAAAGCATGGTCTTTTTCTGCTTTAGAGCGGCATATTTATGTAGTTAATGATTCATTAGCTTGGTTTGATGAATTGTTAGACACCCAAATGGGCGTGTGCAGAGGTTCTGGAGTTATGAAATATGAGAAAGGTACCTGGAAAGTGGCGCATTATGTTTTATCTGCAACTATTCCTAATAACCAAATGGATACAGTAACTGCGTTAAAATCTGTAGCAGATTCTACAATTATTTCTTCTTTAACGAAATAA
- a CDS encoding CBS domain-containing protein, giving the protein MAIKSFVGSRKQQLREIVHVPVRVSDYMSRELITFKPEQMVEEVIDKLILHKISGGPVVNDNFELIGIISEGDCLKQVSDCRYYNLPMEQHKVESRMIRNVETIDGNMNIFDAANKFLESKRRRFPIVSDGKLVGQISQKDILKAALTLKGHNWK; this is encoded by the coding sequence ATGGCAATTAAAAGTTTTGTAGGTTCAAGAAAACAGCAATTAAGGGAAATTGTGCATGTTCCTGTTCGAGTTAGCGATTATATGAGTCGAGAGCTTATTACGTTTAAACCTGAACAAATGGTGGAAGAGGTTATAGATAAATTAATCTTACACAAAATTTCAGGAGGTCCAGTGGTGAATGATAATTTTGAATTGATTGGTATTATTTCTGAAGGCGATTGTTTAAAACAAGTGAGCGATTGTAGATATTACAATTTACCAATGGAGCAGCATAAAGTAGAGAGTCGAATGATTAGAAATGTGGAAACCATAGATGGTAACATGAATATTTTTGATGCTGCCAATAAATTTTTAGAATCAAAAAGGCGTCGTTTTCCAATTGTTTCTGATGGTAAATTAGTAGGGCAAATAAGCCAAAAAGATATCTTAAAAGCGGCATTGACTTTAAAAGGGCACAATTGGAAATAG
- a CDS encoding single-stranded DNA-binding protein, with amino-acid sequence MSTLRNKVQLIGNLGNDPEIINLESGNVLAKFSLATNESYKNKSGEKVTDTQWHNVVAWGKTAKLIENYLTKGKEVAIEGKLTSRSYDTKEGEKRYITEVVCDEIVLLGK; translated from the coding sequence ATGAGCACACTTAGAAACAAAGTACAGTTGATTGGTAATTTAGGAAACGACCCAGAAATTATTAATTTAGAATCCGGTAATGTCTTAGCAAAATTTTCATTAGCCACTAATGAAAGCTATAAAAATAAATCTGGAGAGAAGGTTACCGATACGCAATGGCATAATGTAGTTGCATGGGGAAAAACGGCAAAACTTATAGAAAATTATCTTACAAAGGGTAAAGAAGTTGCTATAGAAGGAAAACTAACTTCTAGAAGTTATGATACTAAAGAGGGTGAAAAAAGATATATTACCGAAGTGGTCTGCGATGAAATTGTGTTGTTAGGAAAGTAA
- a CDS encoding phosphoenolpyruvate carboxylase, whose amino-acid sequence MSVQPKLTRFNQNVLSKYQIYNSIFMTLPFDSITKTGVLLPLFHETCEKGFKNGDNPTTIVESFFEKYQARRSDESQINLLFRFIQYIERQVVLFDAIEDAAFPIVNNMEGIGTLRSLKETASSENRTELLKQYLEEFKVRIVLTAHPTQFYPGSVLGIITDLTTAIQENNLLLINDLLAQLGKTPFYKKKKPTPYDEAISLIWYLENVFYYSFGSIYDYIQQNIFDNKEIDNDILNIGFWPGGDRDGNPFVTPEITLKVADRLKQTVIKNYYRDSRRLKRRLTFTGVEERISLIEEKLYKQMVNIKDNSIITLEELESELQLIKMTLIEKHQSLYVTEVQSFINKIKLFGFHFAALDIRQDSRAHDQVFTDMVEAVIASGSDIFPKNYNELSEKEQVAILSEVEGAVDMSIFTGEDVLKTLNSMVAIKQIQDHNGEQAANRYIISNNQTTLNVMQLFAMLKLVAFHDKLTVDIGPLFETITDLENAHLVMEELYTNPAYSAHLKSRGNRQTIMLGFSDGTKDGGYLMANWAIFKAKERLTEISRKYDVTVLFFDGRGGPPARGGGKTHQFYASLGPTIEDKEVQLTIQGQTISSNFGTLDSSQYNLEQLISSGIYNRLNDTNLAMSSANTEVMNDLAEISFKTYSDFKNHAMFVPYLERMSTLKYYAKTNIGSRPSKRGKSEGLVFEDLRAIPFVGSWSQLKQNVPGFFGVGTALKKYEDAGTFEKVKDLYKSSSFFKTLIENSMMSLSKSFFDLTKYMADDPEFGDFWRIIHSEYELTKRLLLKLTGYEKLMEDEPAGKASIDIRESIVLPLLTIQQFALRKIQELEKAEVRDEEQIKIYESLVTRSLFGNINASRNSA is encoded by the coding sequence ATGTCTGTACAACCAAAATTAACCAGATTTAATCAGAATGTATTATCTAAGTATCAGATATACAACAGTATTTTCATGACGTTACCGTTTGACTCAATTACAAAAACGGGTGTTTTACTGCCTCTTTTTCATGAAACTTGTGAAAAAGGGTTTAAAAATGGAGATAACCCTACTACAATTGTAGAATCCTTTTTTGAAAAGTATCAAGCTAGACGGTCAGACGAAAGTCAGATAAATTTATTATTCAGATTTATACAGTATATAGAAAGACAAGTTGTATTGTTTGATGCTATTGAGGATGCTGCTTTCCCTATTGTAAATAATATGGAAGGTATTGGTACACTTCGTAGTTTAAAAGAAACAGCGAGCTCTGAAAATAGAACAGAATTATTAAAACAATATCTAGAAGAATTTAAAGTACGTATTGTACTTACTGCGCATCCAACGCAATTCTATCCAGGATCTGTGCTAGGAATTATTACCGATTTAACAACAGCTATCCAAGAAAACAATTTGTTGTTAATAAACGATTTATTAGCGCAATTAGGTAAAACTCCTTTTTACAAAAAAAAGAAACCTACACCATATGATGAAGCCATTAGCTTAATCTGGTATTTAGAGAATGTATTTTACTATTCTTTTGGTTCTATTTACGATTATATACAACAAAATATATTCGACAATAAAGAAATAGATAACGATATTTTAAATATCGGATTCTGGCCAGGTGGAGACCGTGATGGAAACCCTTTTGTTACACCAGAAATTACACTTAAAGTAGCCGACCGTTTAAAGCAAACAGTAATAAAAAATTACTACCGTGATTCTCGTAGATTAAAACGTAGATTAACGTTTACAGGTGTAGAAGAACGTATCTCTCTAATTGAAGAGAAGTTATACAAACAAATGGTTAACATAAAAGATAATTCTATAATCACTTTAGAAGAATTAGAGTCTGAATTGCAGTTAATTAAAATGACTTTAATTGAAAAACACCAGTCTCTATATGTTACAGAAGTACAAAGTTTTATTAATAAAATAAAATTATTCGGATTCCATTTTGCTGCTCTAGATATCAGACAAGATAGTCGTGCACACGATCAGGTTTTTACAGATATGGTAGAAGCTGTAATAGCCTCTGGAAGCGATATTTTCCCTAAAAATTACAATGAATTATCAGAAAAAGAGCAAGTAGCCATTTTATCTGAAGTTGAAGGTGCAGTAGATATGTCAATCTTTACAGGAGAAGATGTATTAAAAACGCTTAACTCTATGGTTGCTATAAAGCAAATTCAAGACCATAATGGAGAGCAGGCTGCTAATAGATATATAATTAGTAACAACCAAACGACCTTAAATGTTATGCAGTTGTTTGCCATGCTAAAGTTAGTCGCTTTTCATGATAAACTTACAGTAGATATCGGGCCATTGTTTGAAACCATCACCGATCTAGAAAATGCACATTTAGTGATGGAAGAATTATATACAAATCCAGCTTATAGTGCACATTTAAAATCTAGAGGAAACAGACAAACTATCATGCTTGGTTTCTCTGATGGTACTAAAGATGGAGGATATTTAATGGCAAACTGGGCCATATTTAAAGCTAAAGAACGCTTAACCGAAATCTCTAGAAAATATGATGTTACTGTATTGTTCTTTGATGGTCGTGGAGGACCTCCTGCACGTGGTGGAGGGAAAACACACCAGTTCTATGCTTCACTTGGGCCAACTATAGAAGATAAAGAGGTACAACTTACAATACAAGGACAAACTATTAGTTCTAATTTCGGTACATTAGATTCATCTCAATATAACTTAGAACAATTAATTAGTTCTGGTATTTATAATCGTTTAAACGATACCAATTTAGCGATGTCTTCTGCGAACACAGAAGTTATGAACGATTTAGCAGAAATTAGTTTTAAAACCTATTCTGATTTTAAAAATCACGCCATGTTCGTGCCATATTTAGAGCGCATGAGTACATTAAAGTATTATGCTAAAACTAATATTGGAAGTCGTCCTTCTAAGCGTGGGAAATCTGAAGGGTTAGTGTTTGAAGATTTAAGAGCCATCCCTTTTGTAGGGTCATGGAGCCAATTAAAACAAAATGTACCAGGTTTCTTTGGTGTTGGTACAGCGTTAAAGAAATACGAAGATGCTGGAACATTCGAAAAAGTAAAAGATCTTTACAAATCGTCTAGTTTCTTTAAAACATTAATAGAAAATAGTATGATGTCATTGTCTAAATCGTTCTTCGATTTAACAAAATATATGGCAGACGATCCTGAGTTTGGTGATTTCTGGAGAATTATTCATTCGGAATATGAATTAACTAAACGCTTACTTTTAAAACTTACAGGTTATGAAAAATTAATGGAAGATGAGCCTGCAGGTAAAGCTTCTATTGATATTAGAGAATCTATAGTATTGCCATTATTAACCATTCAGCAATTTGCTTTACGTAAAATACAAGAGTTAGAAAAAGCTGAAGTTAGAGATGAAGAACAAATTAAAATCTACGAGAGTTTAGTGACACGTTCTTTATTTGGAAATATTAATGCAAGTAGAAATTCTGCTTAA
- a CDS encoding ferritin has translation MLSKKIEEVLNKQIRIEAESSQIYLAMACWAEVKGLEGISNFMYKQSDEEREHMLKLIKFVNERGGHAFISELKAPNVTFKSFKDMFEMLFEHEVFVSESINELVHISLEQKDYATHNFLQWYVSEQIEEEAMARTILDKINLIGDDKGGLYLFDRDINQLTVSTAATISPE, from the coding sequence ATGTTATCAAAAAAAATAGAAGAAGTATTAAATAAACAGATACGAATAGAAGCCGAATCTTCTCAAATTTATTTAGCCATGGCGTGCTGGGCAGAAGTTAAAGGCTTAGAAGGAATTTCTAATTTCATGTATAAGCAATCTGATGAAGAGCGCGAACACATGCTAAAATTAATCAAGTTTGTAAACGAACGTGGAGGTCACGCCTTTATTTCTGAACTTAAGGCTCCAAATGTTACGTTTAAATCGTTTAAAGATATGTTTGAGATGTTGTTTGAACACGAAGTTTTTGTTAGTGAAAGCATAAATGAATTGGTTCATATTTCATTAGAACAAAAAGATTATGCCACACACAATTTCTTACAGTGGTATGTGTCTGAGCAGATAGAAGAAGAAGCTATGGCACGTACAATATTAGATAAGATAAATTTAATAGGAGATGATAAAGGCGGTTTATATTTATTTGATAGAGACATCAATCAATTAACCGTAAGTACCGCAGCTACAATTAGTCCGGAGTAA
- a CDS encoding DMT family transporter: protein MTKPRIALVIGILCISIFPVLVRLSLTPGLISAFYRMLFASGIILPYVLITKQLKIPSVKLFMLAALCGVVFGLDVGVWNIAIQESSATQATLLTNLSPVWVGIGAFLFLKDKPKRNFWIGTLIAIIGMVTLVGFQFFLNLDFDIAFFFAILSGMLYAVYMLTSKFILEAMDVLSFMTISVVSSAVALGLISFIMNEPFSGFTNMGWLVLVVQGLVCQLLAWLLISYATKHMRATRVSVSLLGQAILASILAWIFLEETITLQMIIGGIILLFGIRITFYTKEILLFRISKKMNSKAF, encoded by the coding sequence ATGACAAAACCTAGAATAGCACTCGTTATAGGTATACTATGTATTTCTATATTTCCGGTATTGGTACGGTTAAGTTTAACTCCCGGATTAATCTCTGCGTTTTACCGTATGCTTTTTGCTTCGGGTATTATATTACCTTATGTTTTAATAACAAAACAACTTAAGATTCCTTCGGTAAAACTCTTCATGTTAGCGGCGCTTTGCGGTGTAGTATTTGGTTTAGATGTTGGCGTATGGAATATCGCGATTCAGGAATCTTCGGCAACTCAAGCCACACTGCTTACCAATTTATCCCCAGTGTGGGTAGGTATTGGAGCGTTTTTATTTTTAAAAGACAAACCTAAACGCAATTTTTGGATTGGTACTCTAATTGCCATAATTGGTATGGTCACCTTAGTAGGCTTTCAGTTTTTCTTGAATCTTGATTTTGATATCGCATTCTTTTTTGCCATACTTTCAGGCATGCTTTATGCCGTATATATGCTAACAAGTAAATTTATTTTAGAAGCTATGGATGTGTTATCATTTATGACCATTAGTGTAGTATCATCGGCAGTAGCACTAGGCCTTATTAGTTTTATAATGAACGAACCCTTTTCTGGATTTACCAACATGGGGTGGCTTGTACTTGTGGTTCAAGGCTTAGTTTGTCAGCTTTTAGCTTGGTTACTTATAAGCTATGCCACCAAACATATGCGAGCCACAAGAGTATCGGTTAGTTTATTGGGGCAAGCCATTTTAGCCTCTATATTAGCTTGGATCTTTCTTGAAGAGACCATTACATTACAAATGATTATTGGCGGAATAATTTTACTTTTTGGTATAAGAATTACCTTTTACACTAAAGAAATTTTATTATTTAGAATCTCTAAAAAAATGAATTCTAAAGCATTTTAA
- a CDS encoding histone deacetylase family protein: MLKIAYHPYYIHPLKNGHRFPMEKYELIRLQLLHEGTCTLDNFFEPKVIEDYQVIMDIHDPDYVQNLLNDTLEASAARKIGLPFSSQLVNRELIIVSGTLEASKFALQYGIAMNIAGGTHHAYSGHGEGFCILNDQAIAANYLLKQRHANRILIIDLDVHQGNGTAEIFKDEARVFTFSMHGKHNYPFDKEQSDLDIALDNDCTDNTYLKLLKNTVPKLISEFQPDFIFYQCGVDVIASDKLGKLGLTLHGCKDRDRFILETCKNNKIPVVCNMGGGYSPQIKTIVDAHANTYRLAQHIYF, from the coding sequence ATGTTAAAGATTGCTTATCATCCATATTATATTCACCCATTAAAAAATGGGCACCGATTTCCTATGGAAAAGTATGAGCTTATTCGCCTTCAATTATTACATGAAGGCACATGTACGTTAGATAATTTTTTTGAACCTAAAGTCATCGAAGATTATCAAGTGATTATGGATATTCATGATCCCGATTATGTTCAAAATTTATTAAACGACACTTTAGAAGCTTCTGCGGCACGTAAAATTGGGCTTCCATTTAGTTCGCAACTCGTTAATAGAGAACTTATAATTGTTTCAGGCACATTAGAAGCCTCTAAATTTGCATTACAGTATGGTATTGCCATGAATATAGCAGGAGGCACTCACCATGCGTATTCTGGGCATGGAGAAGGCTTTTGCATATTAAATGACCAAGCTATTGCAGCTAATTATTTATTAAAGCAAAGACATGCAAACCGGATATTAATTATAGACTTGGATGTGCACCAAGGTAATGGAACTGCCGAAATTTTTAAAGATGAAGCTCGCGTGTTTACATTTTCTATGCATGGTAAACACAACTATCCTTTTGATAAAGAACAAAGTGATTTGGATATTGCATTAGATAATGACTGCACAGACAATACATATCTAAAACTATTAAAAAATACTGTACCAAAGTTAATTTCAGAATTTCAACCCGATTTTATATTTTATCAATGCGGTGTAGATGTTATCGCTTCAGATAAATTAGGAAAGCTTGGGCTTACACTTCACGGTTGTAAAGATAGAGATCGGTTTATTTTAGAAACCTGTAAAAACAATAAAATTCCTGTAGTTTGTAATATGGGCGGCGGATATTCTCCACAAATAAAAACAATTGTAGATGCACATGCAAACACCTACAGACTTGCACAACACATTTATTTTTAA
- a CDS encoding Tex family protein, which translates to MSILQYIIAQTQLPETGVKNTLKLLQEDCTIPFISRYRKELTGNLDEVQIATIVKHKDVFDTLEKRKVTILKALEEQEVLTPELQTKIESTTDLITLEDLYLPFKKSRKTKAEKARQLGLEPLAKIIMSQNANDVESIAFKYVKDDVSSVEDALEGARHIIAEWINERTDIRNNIRYQLERYATISTKVINTKAEDEKAQKYKDYFDWTETLNRIPSHRLLAILRAEKEGFIRVKIAIDDEAVLNKMEDRIIRTNNACANEIAIAIKDAYKRLLLPALTNEIVQKAKDKADESAIQVFAKNLKQLLLGSPLGQKRVLAIDPGFRTGCKVVCLDAQGDLKYNETIYPHPPKNDATGAIKKISTLVEAYKIEAIAIGNGTASRETETLIRRIHFKTDIQVFVVSEAGASIYSASKIARDEFPNYDVTVRGSVSIGRRLQDPLAELVKIDAKSIGVGQYQHDVDQSKLKSSLDMTVAHCVNSVGVNINTASTSLLSYVSGIGPKLAENIVNYRTEHGAFLSRTAIKKVPRLGNKAYEQGAAFLRIKNAKNPLDDSAVHPESYNIVQNMAKDSGISISKLIGNKEALQNINLKTYCSDTVGLPTLKDIIKELEKPGLDIRQQAKVFTFNQDIKTIADVTEGQLLPGIVNNITNFGCFVDIGIKESGLIHISNLADTFVSDVSKHVSLHQQIIVKVLEVDVARKRIQLKLHK; encoded by the coding sequence ATGTCTATTTTACAATACATCATTGCCCAAACACAACTTCCTGAAACTGGTGTAAAAAACACTTTAAAACTCTTACAAGAAGATTGTACAATTCCGTTTATATCGCGCTACAGAAAAGAATTAACCGGAAATTTAGATGAAGTACAAATTGCAACTATTGTAAAACACAAAGACGTCTTCGATACGCTAGAGAAACGTAAAGTGACCATTTTAAAAGCCCTTGAAGAACAAGAGGTATTAACCCCAGAACTTCAAACAAAAATAGAATCGACTACCGATTTAATTACACTCGAAGATTTATATTTACCATTTAAAAAAAGCAGAAAAACTAAAGCTGAAAAAGCAAGACAATTAGGCTTAGAACCGTTGGCTAAAATTATCATGAGTCAAAATGCAAATGATGTAGAATCTATTGCATTTAAATATGTAAAAGATGATGTTTCTTCTGTAGAAGATGCTCTAGAAGGTGCACGACATATTATTGCCGAATGGATTAATGAACGCACCGATATTAGAAATAATATTCGTTATCAACTAGAACGCTATGCGACCATTTCAACCAAAGTGATTAACACAAAAGCAGAGGATGAAAAAGCTCAAAAATATAAAGATTATTTTGATTGGACAGAAACCCTAAACCGCATTCCGTCGCACAGGTTATTAGCCATATTAAGAGCAGAAAAAGAAGGTTTTATTCGTGTAAAAATTGCGATTGACGATGAAGCTGTTTTAAACAAAATGGAAGACCGTATTATACGTACTAACAACGCCTGTGCCAACGAAATTGCTATAGCTATAAAAGATGCCTACAAACGTTTATTATTACCTGCATTAACTAACGAAATAGTACAGAAAGCTAAAGATAAAGCCGATGAATCTGCAATTCAGGTATTCGCAAAAAACTTAAAACAATTGCTTTTAGGGTCGCCCTTAGGTCAAAAACGGGTCTTAGCCATAGACCCAGGTTTTAGAACAGGATGTAAAGTCGTTTGTTTAGACGCACAAGGCGATTTAAAATACAATGAAACCATATATCCGCATCCGCCTAAAAACGATGCAACAGGTGCCATAAAGAAAATTAGCACTTTGGTTGAAGCTTATAAAATTGAAGCTATTGCCATAGGTAACGGAACCGCATCCAGAGAAACCGAAACCTTAATTAGACGTATCCATTTTAAAACCGATATTCAAGTGTTTGTGGTGAGCGAAGCTGGAGCCTCTATTTATTCTGCTTCAAAAATTGCGCGAGACGAATTTCCTAATTATGATGTTACCGTAAGAGGCTCTGTATCTATTGGTAGACGTTTACAAGACCCTTTAGCCGAACTCGTTAAAATTGATGCCAAATCTATTGGCGTTGGACAATATCAGCATGATGTAGACCAATCTAAACTTAAAAGCAGTTTAGACATGACTGTGGCACATTGTGTAAACTCGGTTGGTGTTAATATTAATACAGCAAGCACATCACTGTTAAGCTATGTTTCAGGAATTGGACCAAAACTAGCCGAAAACATAGTAAATTACAGAACAGAACACGGCGCATTTTTGTCGCGAACGGCCATAAAAAAAGTACCGCGTTTAGGAAACAAAGCCTATGAACAAGGTGCCGCATTTTTAAGGATTAAGAATGCTAAAAATCCGTTAGACGATTCTGCTGTACATCCAGAAAGCTATAATATTGTTCAGAATATGGCTAAAGATTCCGGCATAAGCATCTCTAAACTTATAGGAAATAAAGAAGCACTTCAAAACATAAACCTTAAAACCTACTGTTCAGATACTGTTGGATTACCAACTTTGAAAGATATTATTAAAGAATTAGAAAAACCTGGATTAGATATCAGGCAACAAGCTAAGGTGTTTACGTTTAATCAGGATATTAAAACCATTGCAGATGTTACTGAAGGGCAATTGTTGCCAGGAATTGTAAATAACATCACCAATTTTGGGTGTTTTGTAGACATAGGCATAAAAGAAAGTGGCTTGATTCACATCTCAAATTTAGCTGATACTTTTGTGAGTGACGTGAGTAAACACGTTAGTTTACATCAGCAAATCATTGTAAAAGTATTGGAGGTAGATGTTGCAAGAAAACGCATCCAACTAAAGCTGCATAAGTAA
- a CDS encoding copper resistance protein NlpE N-terminal domain-containing protein encodes MIKKVLACLMITVLIASCKTNKDTALTGDNSMNSLDWNGIYVGTTPCADCEGIKTVIELNSDLTFTEKTKYLGKSKTVNTETGSFSWDKTGTKVILKTKNQTQTYFVGETSITLLDTSGEKITGDLANAYMLKKQHLEDLKDKPWKLVEFYGKPIENVSKAPYLILHSSDNRVSGNTSCNGFGGEYELLEGNRVTFSKMMHTMMACPNMTVETEFMKVLEVADNYTLVNGILNLNKGRMATMAKFEVDYFVN; translated from the coding sequence ATGATAAAGAAAGTATTAGCATGTTTAATGATTACCGTTCTAATAGCAAGTTGTAAAACCAACAAAGACACGGCATTAACAGGAGATAATAGTATGAATAGCTTAGATTGGAATGGTATTTACGTTGGGACAACACCTTGCGCAGACTGCGAAGGCATTAAAACTGTAATTGAACTTAATAGCGATTTAACTTTTACTGAAAAAACAAAATATCTTGGAAAATCTAAAACAGTTAATACAGAAACAGGTTCCTTTTCTTGGGATAAAACAGGAACTAAAGTAATTTTAAAAACTAAAAATCAGACTCAAACCTATTTTGTTGGCGAAACAAGTATAACACTTTTAGATACTTCTGGAGAAAAAATAACTGGAGATTTAGCAAATGCTTATATGCTAAAAAAACAGCATTTAGAAGACTTGAAAGACAAACCTTGGAAATTAGTTGAGTTTTACGGAAAACCAATTGAAAACGTAAGTAAAGCCCCCTATTTAATATTACATAGTTCAGACAATCGTGTAAGCGGTAATACAAGTTGTAATGGTTTTGGTGGCGAGTACGAATTATTAGAAGGTAATCGTGTTACATTCTCTAAAATGATGCACACCATGATGGCTTGTCCAAATATGACTGTAGAAACAGAATTTATGAAAGTCTTAGAAGTTGCAGATAATTACACACTTGTAAATGGTATTTTAAACTTAAATAAAGGCCGTATGGCAACTATGGCAAAATTTGAAGTGGACTATTTTGTGAACTAA